The following proteins are co-located in the Equus caballus isolate H_3958 breed thoroughbred chromosome 15, TB-T2T, whole genome shotgun sequence genome:
- the B3GNT2 gene encoding N-acetyllactosaminide beta-1,3-N-acetylglucosaminyltransferase 2, with amino-acid sequence MTVGRRRIKLLGILMMLNVFIYLIVEVSKSSNQEKNGKGEVIIPKGKFWKISEPPVAYWNREQEKLNRRYNPILNMLTNQTGEVYGFSNVSHLNYCEPDLRVASVVSGFDNLPDRFKDFLLYLRCRNYSLLIDQPNKCAKKPFLLLAIKSLTSHFARRQAIRESWGRETNVGNRTVVRVFLLGQTPPEDNHPDLSDMLKFESEKHQDILMWNYRDTFFNLSLKEVLFLRWVSTSCPNAEFVFKGDDDVFVNTHHILNYLNSLSKNKAKDLFIGDVIHNAGPHRDKKLKYYIPEVVYTGVYPPYAGGGGFLYSGHLALRLHSITDQVLLYPIDDVYTGMCLQKLGLLPEKHKGFRTFDIEEKNKNNICSYLDLMLVHSRKPQEMIDIWSRLQNAHLNC; translated from the coding sequence ATGACTGTTGGACGTCGAAGAATAAAGTTGTTGGGTATCCTCATGATGCtaaatgtcttcatttatttgattGTCGAAGTCTCCAAAAGCagtaaccaagaaaaaaatggaaaggggGAAGTAATAATACCCAAAGGAAAGTTCTGGAAGATATCTGAACCTCCTGTGGCATATTGGAACAGAGAACAGGAAAAGCTGAACAGGCGATACAATCCCATTTTGAACATGTTGACCAACCAGACAGGGGAAGTATACGGGTTTTCTAATGTAAGCCATCTGAATTATTGTGAACCTGACCTGAGGGTCGCATCAGTAGTTTCAGGCTTTGACAATTTGCCTGACAGGTTTAAAGACTTTCTTCTGTATTTGAGATGTCGAAATTACTCACTGCTTATAGATCAGCCAAATAAGTGTGCAAAGAAACCCTTCTTATTGCTGGCGATTAAGTCGCTCACTTCACATTTTGCTAGGAGGCAAGCAATTCGGGAATCCTGGGGCAGAGAAACCAACGTGGGGAACCGAACAGTGGTGCGAGTCTTCTTACTGGGCCAGACGCCCCCAGAGGACAACCATCCTGACCTTTCAGATATGCTGAAATTTGAGAGTGAGAAGCACCAAGACATTCTTATGTGGAACTACAGAGACACTTTCTTCAACTTGTCTCTGAAAGAAGTGCTCTTTCTCAGGTGGGTGAGCACTTCTTGCCCAAACGCAGAGTTTGTCTTTAAGGGCGATGACGATGTGTTTGTGAACACCCATCACATCCTGAATTACTTGAATAGCTTATCCAAGAACAAAGCCAAAGATTTGTTTATAGGAGATGTGATCCACAATGCTGGGCCTCATCGGGATAAGAAACTGAAGTACTACATCCCAGAAGTTGTTTACACTGGTGTCTACCCGCCGTATGCGGGCGGAGGCGGGTTCCTCTACTCTGGCCATCTGGCCCTGAGGCTGCACAGTATAACTGACCAGGTCCTTCTCTACCCCATTGATGACGTTTATACTGGAATGTGCCTTCAGAAGCTTGGCCTCCTTCCGGAGAAACACAAAGGCTTCAGGACATTTgatatagaagagaaaaacaagaataacaTTTGTTCCTATCTAGATTTGATGTTAGTACACAGCAGGAAACCTCAAGAGATGATTGATATTTGGTCTCGGTTGCAAAATGCTCATTTAAATTGCTAA